The Chryseobacterium aureum genome contains a region encoding:
- a CDS encoding NAD(P)H-binding protein, translating into MKALVIGATGATGKDLVNQLLNDKEFDEVDIFVRKPVDIQNEKLKVHVVNFEKPEEWKEKVKGDVAFSCLGTTLKDAGSKEAQKKVDFDYQYEFAKAAKENEVEDYILVSAYGANPQSKIFYSKMKGELEEAVKQLHFNKITIFKPGMLERKDSERTGEVLGSRIIKFANKLGLLESQKPLPTDILAKAMINSSKIKSNGYSSIKLGNIFCFAEKTNE; encoded by the coding sequence ATGAAAGCTCTGGTAATAGGTGCTACAGGTGCCACAGGAAAGGATCTCGTCAATCAGTTACTGAATGATAAAGAATTTGATGAAGTGGATATTTTTGTCAGAAAACCTGTTGACATTCAAAATGAAAAGCTTAAAGTTCATGTTGTGAATTTTGAGAAACCGGAGGAATGGAAAGAGAAGGTGAAGGGAGATGTAGCGTTTTCGTGTTTGGGAACTACTTTAAAAGATGCCGGAAGCAAGGAGGCTCAGAAGAAAGTAGACTTTGATTATCAGTATGAATTTGCAAAAGCAGCAAAAGAAAATGAAGTAGAAGATTATATTCTGGTTTCGGCTTATGGTGCCAATCCACAATCTAAAATTTTCTATTCTAAAATGAAGGGAGAACTGGAGGAAGCTGTAAAACAATTGCATTTCAATAAGATAACGATCTTTAAACCGGGAATGCTTGAGCGGAAAGATTCTGAAAGAACCGGAGAAGTTTTAGGCAGCAGGATTATCAAATTCGCCAATAAATTAGGCTTACTGGAAAGTCAAAAGCCTCTGCCAACCGATATTCTGGCAAAGGCGATGATTAATTCTTCCAAAATAAAAAGCAACGGCTACTCCAGTATAAAGCTTGGAAATATCTTTTGTTTTGCGGAGAAGACCAATGAATGA
- a CDS encoding YbaY family lipoprotein translates to MRNYLLLFAATGTLMLASCTSPVKKNTTETQAPESSVSEAPSENLKLEFSGTDNFTIKNAKLKVSLYGADEKLADVPATLITEQEYERKSIPFTIDLPIPKEAESKINPKPSGPAKYYVTISWDSDGNGKADEKGDIFIDYDKQFPNVKLTGEPQKIYLKVLK, encoded by the coding sequence ATGAGAAACTACCTTTTATTATTCGCAGCAACAGGAACATTAATGCTGGCCAGCTGTACCAGTCCGGTAAAGAAAAATACGACAGAAACCCAAGCTCCTGAATCCTCTGTATCTGAAGCTCCTTCCGAAAATCTTAAACTTGAATTTTCAGGAACAGACAATTTTACGATTAAAAATGCCAAATTAAAAGTAAGCTTATACGGAGCGGATGAAAAACTGGCAGATGTTCCGGCAACATTGATCACAGAACAGGAATATGAGAGAAAATCTATTCCATTTACCATTGACCTTCCGATACCCAAAGAGGCAGAAAGCAAGATCAATCCTAAACCTTCCGGCCCTGCAAAATATTATGTAACCATTAGCTGGGATTCCGACGGAAACGGAAAAGCAGATGAAAAAGGGGATATATTTATTGATTATGACAAACAGTTTCCTAATGTGAAGCTTACAGGAGAACCCCAGAAAATCTATTTAAAAGTATTGAAATAA
- a CDS encoding MmcQ/YjbR family DNA-binding protein, with protein sequence MDANEILDYCLSKKGVTESFPFDNETLVLKVDTKMFLLMGLERQPLAINVKTDPEWSAELREQYPQITGAYHMNKTHWNSVLLDGLKRDLIFKLIDQSYDLVFKSLTKKAQNEVNGL encoded by the coding sequence ATGGATGCCAACGAAATTTTAGACTATTGCCTTTCCAAAAAAGGAGTTACGGAAAGCTTTCCGTTTGATAATGAAACGCTTGTACTCAAAGTAGATACCAAAATGTTTTTACTGATGGGGCTTGAAAGACAGCCTTTGGCAATTAATGTAAAAACAGATCCTGAATGGAGTGCAGAGCTCCGTGAGCAGTATCCTCAGATCACAGGAGCCTATCATATGAACAAAACCCATTGGAATTCTGTTTTGCTGGACGGTTTAAAAAGAGATTTGATCTTTAAACTGATAGACCAGTCTTATGATCTTGTCTTTAAATCCCTCACAAAGAAAGCTCAGAACGAAGTAAATGGCCTATAA